A window of the Bacillus sp. A301a_S52 genome harbors these coding sequences:
- a CDS encoding ABC transporter ATP-binding protein: MKINHLSKNIQGVQVLEDIDFSIGKGSIIGIIGRNGAGKTTLLRTMVGIIDPTHGDVTIDGESIFENPVLKAQIVFVPDSSEALKNYSTEEILTMYSTIYPAFDKDYFYELMTRFSLPAVKKISAYSKGMKALFSLVIAFATNASYILLDEPTDGLDVIVKKRVLKVLIEEVAVKDVSVIISSHRLDELEYIANSIIMLKDGIVHSHYELDDLKLMYQKIQVVLPSKMPDTLTDKLTIINQTGRVYTIILNKEDEALIKLIKENNPLLFEELPLSLEDLFIAKLGGQNDVS; this comes from the coding sequence ATGAAGATTAACCATCTATCTAAAAATATTCAGGGAGTTCAAGTCTTAGAAGATATCGATTTTTCAATAGGAAAAGGTAGTATTATAGGGATCATCGGTCGAAACGGGGCTGGAAAAACCACTTTACTCCGAACCATGGTAGGAATAATTGATCCTACACACGGCGATGTCACCATAGATGGAGAAAGTATCTTTGAAAACCCTGTGTTAAAAGCGCAGATTGTTTTCGTCCCTGATTCTTCTGAAGCTCTTAAAAATTATAGTACTGAGGAAATTTTGACGATGTACAGTACCATTTATCCCGCTTTTGATAAAGACTACTTTTATGAGTTAATGACACGTTTTTCTTTGCCCGCAGTTAAAAAAATAAGTGCTTACTCAAAAGGGATGAAGGCACTTTTTTCACTCGTCATAGCCTTTGCAACGAATGCAAGCTATATTTTACTCGATGAACCGACTGACGGACTTGATGTCATCGTAAAAAAAAGAGTTCTGAAAGTTCTTATAGAAGAGGTAGCTGTTAAAGACGTTTCTGTGATAATTTCTTCTCATAGACTTGATGAACTGGAATATATCGCTAATTCCATCATTATGCTAAAAGATGGGATAGTTCATAGTCATTACGAACTTGATGATCTGAAGTTGATGTATCAAAAAATCCAAGTTGTTCTCCCTAGTAAAATGCCTGACACATTAACTGATAAATTGACTATTATTAATCAAACTGGCCGAGTATACACTATTATCTTAAACAAAGAAGACGAAGCTCTTATCAAGCTCATAAAAGAAAATAATCCGTTATTATTTGAAGAACTTCCTTTATCATTAGAAGATTTATTTATTGCAAAGTTAGGAGGGCAAAATGATGTTTCATAA
- a CDS encoding GntR family transcriptional regulator has protein sequence MFQIDPKQPIPLYEQIIQQVKEMYAKGLLKPNEKLPSVRELASHMVINPNTVSKAYQELERQGIIATIRGRGTFIVKQDIKPAPPTDTPRLKDHLKQVVINCYYAGYFKNDLIEWLEEIYTEMEEIADED, from the coding sequence CTGTTTCAAATTGACCCTAAGCAACCTATCCCTCTATATGAACAGATCATTCAACAAGTGAAAGAAATGTACGCAAAAGGACTACTTAAACCTAATGAAAAACTTCCCTCAGTTCGAGAACTAGCCTCTCACATGGTCATTAATCCTAATACCGTCAGTAAAGCTTATCAAGAGCTTGAGAGACAAGGGATTATTGCAACCATTAGAGGGCGTGGAACTTTCATAGTTAAACAAGATATTAAACCTGCCCCTCCTACTGATACACCTCGTTTGAAAGATCATTTAAAGCAGGTGGTGATTAACTGCTACTATGCTGGTTACTTCAAAAACGATTTAATTGAATGGTTAGAAGAGATTTATACGGAAATGGAGGAGATAGCAGATGAAGATTAA
- a CDS encoding cytochrome d ubiquinol oxidase subunit II gives MDYEMIGITVLWFFLYGYLIVASVDFGAGFYSYYTKQTNKNHVTHNIIQRYLSPVWEVTNVFLVFFFIGIVGFFPDTAYYYGTALLLPGSVAIILLALRGSYYAFATYGAEESKFYSFLYGATGLLIPASLSTVLTISEGGYISTENDGVQLLYGELFGSLYSWGVVLLAIVSVLFISAAFLTFYASRAKDSQAMSLLRKYALTWSFPSIGMGIIVFFLLNKRNPEHFQKMLDIWWVFGLSLVAFALATYFIWQKKHLGIAFILVMIQYFLAFFGYGAAHLPYLLYPYLTIYDGFTNETMAISLIVAFIGGLLMLIPSLYLLMRLFLFDADYIQGKK, from the coding sequence ATGGATTACGAAATGATAGGCATTACCGTGCTATGGTTCTTCTTATACGGTTATTTGATCGTAGCATCGGTAGACTTCGGAGCCGGATTTTATAGTTATTATACAAAACAGACAAATAAAAACCATGTGACCCACAATATTATTCAACGCTATTTATCCCCAGTGTGGGAAGTAACAAACGTTTTTCTTGTTTTTTTCTTTATTGGGATTGTAGGTTTTTTCCCTGATACCGCTTATTATTACGGGACTGCCCTCCTCCTTCCAGGAAGCGTGGCAATTATTCTTTTAGCATTACGAGGGTCTTATTATGCCTTTGCAACTTATGGAGCCGAAGAAAGTAAATTTTATTCTTTCCTTTACGGCGCTACAGGACTGCTTATTCCAGCTTCCCTATCCACAGTATTGACTATTTCTGAAGGTGGGTATATTAGTACTGAAAATGATGGGGTTCAGCTACTTTACGGTGAATTGTTTGGCAGTCTTTATTCATGGGGAGTCGTTCTTCTAGCAATTGTTAGTGTATTATTTATCTCGGCGGCATTTTTAACTTTTTATGCTTCTAGAGCAAAGGATAGTCAAGCGATGTCGTTGCTTAGGAAATATGCATTAACCTGGTCTTTTCCTTCCATTGGAATGGGGATAATCGTATTCTTCTTGCTTAATAAACGAAACCCTGAACACTTTCAAAAAATGCTCGATATTTGGTGGGTATTTGGATTATCGTTAGTAGCATTTGCTTTAGCAACGTATTTTATTTGGCAAAAGAAGCACTTAGGGATCGCCTTTATTCTTGTGATGATCCAGTACTTTCTCGCTTTCTTTGGATATGGGGCCGCCCATCTGCCTTATCTGCTATACCCCTATCTAACTATTTATGATGGCTTTACAAATGAAACAATGGCGATTTCGCTAATTGTTGCCTTTATTGGGGGATTGTTAATGCTGATCCCTTCACTCTACCTTTTGATGAGACTGTTTCTTTTTGATGCAGATTACATTCAAGGGAAAAAATAG
- a CDS encoding cytochrome ubiquinol oxidase subunit I, with product MFFEYDPVIYSRILTYVTLGFHVIFATIGVGVPLLIAIAEWMGIKRNDPHYTLLARRWARGFVVTVAVGVVTGTAIGLQLSLLWPNFMQAAGHTIGLPMFMEVFAFFFEAIFLGIYLYTWDRFKSKMKHFLLIIPVALGATASAFFITTVNSFMNAPQGFEIVDGVLQDVSPLAAMFNPATPTKISHVILTCYLTSAFILGTIAAIHILRGNKHVYHKKALHLTMVTGVIFAMGSFLVGDLSGKYLHEYQPEKLAAAEWHFETETEAPLIIGGILTDDNEVKYALEIPYALSILAGGTPDTEVIGLNDFSEDVLPPLFVHYFFDLMVFIGMFLAGVSLLFIIMSMKKGWNPFNKLVTWLIIIGGPLSMVAIQSGWIYAEVGRQPWIINGVMTVEEGATTSPHVDLMLWLFILLYAVLGVTCAGVLRKMFKNNPVEHELEKRGLSHKTAQ from the coding sequence ATGTTTTTTGAGTATGATCCGGTGATTTACAGTCGTATATTGACTTATGTCACACTAGGATTTCATGTTATTTTTGCCACAATAGGGGTAGGAGTTCCTCTACTGATAGCTATTGCTGAGTGGATGGGTATTAAACGAAATGACCCACACTATACATTACTTGCAAGACGATGGGCTCGTGGTTTTGTCGTGACAGTTGCGGTTGGCGTTGTAACTGGTACAGCCATCGGTCTTCAACTGAGTCTATTATGGCCAAACTTTATGCAGGCCGCTGGCCATACAATCGGCTTACCAATGTTTATGGAAGTATTTGCTTTCTTTTTTGAAGCAATATTTTTAGGTATTTATTTATATACATGGGATCGCTTTAAGAGTAAGATGAAGCACTTTTTATTAATAATTCCAGTGGCGCTCGGTGCAACAGCCAGTGCATTTTTTATCACGACGGTCAATTCATTTATGAATGCACCACAAGGATTTGAAATAGTGGATGGCGTTCTTCAAGATGTGAGTCCACTCGCAGCTATGTTCAATCCAGCTACACCGACGAAGATTTCTCATGTTATTTTAACCTGTTATTTAACCAGTGCGTTTATTCTCGGTACCATCGCCGCCATTCATATTTTAAGAGGGAACAAACATGTTTATCATAAAAAAGCACTTCATTTGACAATGGTAACAGGGGTCATTTTTGCAATGGGGTCATTTCTTGTAGGAGATTTATCTGGAAAATACCTTCATGAATATCAGCCTGAAAAATTAGCTGCAGCAGAATGGCATTTTGAGACCGAAACTGAAGCACCGTTAATTATCGGGGGTATATTAACCGATGATAACGAAGTAAAATATGCTCTAGAAATCCCATATGCTCTCAGTATATTAGCTGGGGGGACACCAGATACAGAAGTTATCGGATTAAATGATTTCTCTGAAGATGTCTTGCCGCCATTATTTGTTCATTACTTCTTTGATTTGATGGTGTTCATAGGTATGTTTCTCGCCGGAGTTTCACTATTATTTATTATAATGAGCATGAAAAAAGGTTGGAATCCCTTCAATAAGCTCGTTACATGGCTCATTATTATCGGTGGCCCGTTATCTATGGTAGCTATCCAGTCAGGCTGGATCTATGCAGAAGTAGGACGTCAGCCTTGGATTATTAACGGTGTCATGACCGTTGAAGAAGGGGCTACGACATCACCTCATGTTGATCTTATGCTTTGGTTATTTATACTTCTTTACGCCGTTCTAGGTGTCACGTGTGCCGGTGTATTAAGAAAAATGTTTAAAAATAACCCCGTAGAACATGAGTTGGAAAAACGTGGTCTTAGCCATAAAACAGCACAATAA
- a CDS encoding response regulator transcription factor has protein sequence MKLLIGIEHQLLRYGLIQLIKDVHSVTSMVVADSPSELIQSLKKYSFDLIVIDERLPGTGGLRSVLAVLQDQPIQAKKIFMCPGNSDELELKFKENDIQGIFYEYASLDELMMFFQQVIRGERVVLRMYGQEAGTASSISTELTKREEEIFNLKVRGYSVSDTGKLLNISVKTVENHRRNIKKKLNIGKNHEWFEWAKRLGSL, from the coding sequence ATGAAGCTACTTATAGGTATCGAGCATCAGCTTTTAAGATATGGTTTAATCCAATTAATAAAAGATGTCCATTCTGTGACATCTATGGTGGTGGCTGATTCACCGTCAGAGTTGATTCAATCGCTAAAAAAGTACTCGTTTGATCTCATTGTGATTGACGAGAGGTTACCTGGTACAGGAGGCTTAAGAAGCGTGTTAGCAGTTTTGCAAGACCAACCGATACAAGCCAAAAAAATCTTTATGTGCCCAGGGAATTCAGATGAATTAGAGCTAAAATTTAAAGAAAATGATATACAAGGCATTTTTTATGAATACGCCTCATTAGATGAATTAATGATGTTCTTTCAGCAAGTGATTCGAGGAGAGCGTGTTGTACTTCGCATGTATGGGCAGGAAGCGGGAACGGCAAGTTCAATTAGTACAGAGCTAACAAAGAGAGAAGAAGAAATTTTTAATTTGAAAGTTCGGGGGTATTCTGTCAGTGATACTGGTAAATTGCTTAATATTTCTGTAAAAACAGTGGAAAATCACCGGAGGAATATTAAAAAGAAATTAAATATCGGTAAAAACCATGAATGGTTTGAATGGGCTAAGAGATTAGGTTCTTTATAG
- a CDS encoding sulfite exporter TauE/SafE family protein, translated as MFEVVESISHFLRQPFMNVATRVESIPILFALLLGLVGALAPCQFSGNVSAITLFGTNSLKQGIAWRDTLFFILGKIAAFSGLGFVIYILGQEFQQQLPLLFDPMRKLLGPLLILIGVYMLGLFKMTWHLRLWKPIEKDRGKGHWGAFMLGFSFSLGFCPTMAILYFSLLIPLTLTTSYGVFLPSLFALGTSIPLLIVIFIMWYLGFGGMVLKKGRRLGLYVQRTAGIFIILIGVIDVLTFW; from the coding sequence ATGTTTGAGGTAGTAGAAAGCATTAGTCATTTTTTACGTCAGCCATTTATGAATGTGGCGACACGTGTAGAGTCTATTCCGATCTTATTTGCTCTCCTCCTAGGTTTAGTCGGGGCTCTTGCACCTTGCCAATTTTCAGGGAATGTCAGTGCTATCACATTATTTGGAACTAATTCTCTTAAGCAGGGAATTGCCTGGCGAGACACATTGTTTTTCATACTTGGAAAAATAGCTGCTTTTTCAGGTTTAGGTTTTGTCATCTATATACTTGGACAGGAATTTCAACAGCAATTACCGTTACTATTTGATCCAATGCGAAAATTGCTTGGGCCATTATTAATTTTGATTGGCGTATATATGCTTGGTTTATTTAAAATGACCTGGCATTTAAGATTGTGGAAGCCTATTGAAAAGGATAGGGGAAAGGGACACTGGGGTGCCTTTATGCTTGGATTCAGTTTTTCACTCGGTTTCTGTCCAACAATGGCGATACTTTATTTTTCTTTACTCATTCCACTTACGTTGACGACATCCTACGGTGTTTTCCTGCCTTCTCTGTTTGCATTGGGAACATCTATCCCCTTACTAATTGTTATCTTCATTATGTGGTATTTAGGGTTTGGAGGCATGGTTCTAAAAAAAGGTCGCCGTCTCGGACTGTATGTTCAGCGGACGGCTGGCATTTTTATCATTTTAATTGGAGTCATTGATGTGCTAACGTTCTGGTAA
- a CDS encoding transcription repressor NadR — translation MSSKKKWLGEERRTEIMTVLKKSHLPIKGGELADQLNVSRQVIVQDISLLKAKNMPILATSQGYILDNTILSHQGHSQLVACYHPPERAEEELLLLVDQGVRVNDVKVEHPIYGDITANIMVSNRKEVYQFLEKMKQTKASYLSELTNGVHLHTLEAKQEGDLHDAVEALRQAGFLLTGETR, via the coding sequence ATGTCAAGTAAAAAGAAGTGGCTTGGTGAGGAAAGGCGCACTGAAATTATGACTGTGCTTAAGAAAAGTCATCTCCCAATAAAAGGTGGAGAGTTAGCTGATCAACTAAATGTGAGCCGTCAAGTGATTGTTCAAGATATCTCCCTTTTAAAGGCTAAAAACATGCCTATACTTGCGACTAGTCAAGGATATATACTTGATAATACGATCCTTTCCCATCAGGGACATAGTCAATTGGTTGCCTGTTACCATCCTCCAGAGCGTGCCGAAGAAGAGCTCCTTCTATTAGTGGATCAAGGTGTACGAGTGAATGATGTAAAAGTGGAACATCCTATTTATGGGGATATAACAGCAAATATTATGGTGAGTAATCGTAAAGAAGTGTATCAGTTCCTTGAGAAGATGAAACAAACGAAAGCCAGCTACTTATCGGAGCTGACTAACGGTGTTCATTTACATACTTTAGAAGCAAAACAAGAGGGGGATCTGCACGATGCAGTAGAAGCTCTTCGTCAAGCAGGTTTTCTACTTACGGGCGAAACGAGATAA
- a CDS encoding IscS subfamily cysteine desulfurase, whose amino-acid sequence MIYLDHAATTPMSDKAKKTWLEANDIFYANTSSLHEAGTHSAKLLMTCQYQLATLVGTNEDSVFFTSGGSEANILALESLFSANRKHGNHVITSNIEHPSVLSFFKRLEALGVEVSYVEAKRNGRVCVNSVIEALRSDTCLVSIQHVNSETGIIQPVSKIGEYLKEQPAVFHCDCVQSFGKILVTLDNLQADAISISSHKIYGPKGVGAVCLAPNTLWKSIYPLTTHQRGFRPGTLDMPSIAAFINSALDLHSHLEENLTYSWEKRQHFLQALLPLKNRLLVIGAPDDHQLPTIVGLAIEGIQGQFMLASLDRFHICISTGSACQSTKATPPAIMHAFFKTEVEQLRFFRISFGISTTLEELEFTAKKIIQIAEN is encoded by the coding sequence ATGATCTATTTAGACCATGCAGCAACAACCCCTATGTCCGATAAGGCAAAAAAAACATGGCTTGAAGCGAATGATATTTTTTATGCTAATACAAGTAGTTTACATGAGGCTGGCACTCACTCTGCTAAACTTCTCATGACGTGTCAATATCAATTAGCGACCTTAGTAGGAACAAACGAAGACAGTGTATTTTTTACGAGCGGGGGATCAGAAGCTAATATTCTTGCTCTAGAGAGTTTATTTTCGGCTAATCGAAAACATGGCAACCACGTCATTACATCCAATATCGAGCATCCTTCTGTACTATCGTTCTTTAAGCGTTTAGAAGCTTTAGGAGTTGAAGTTAGTTATGTAGAAGCCAAAAGAAATGGACGAGTCTGTGTTAACAGTGTCATCGAGGCCCTTCGTTCCGATACGTGCCTTGTCTCGATTCAACACGTCAATTCAGAAACCGGTATTATCCAACCTGTATCTAAAATAGGGGAATACTTGAAAGAGCAACCGGCTGTCTTTCATTGTGATTGTGTCCAATCATTTGGTAAAATCCTTGTCACTTTAGATAATCTGCAAGCAGATGCGATCTCCATTTCTTCCCATAAAATATACGGTCCAAAAGGAGTTGGAGCTGTTTGCCTTGCACCCAATACGCTGTGGAAAAGTATCTATCCCTTAACAACTCATCAACGTGGTTTTCGGCCAGGGACACTGGATATGCCCAGTATAGCCGCTTTTATTAATTCTGCTCTTGATCTTCATTCACATTTAGAGGAGAATTTAACTTACAGTTGGGAGAAACGTCAGCACTTTTTGCAGGCATTATTACCACTTAAAAATAGACTTTTAGTTATTGGTGCCCCTGACGATCACCAGCTGCCCACAATTGTTGGCCTTGCAATTGAGGGGATTCAAGGCCAATTTATGCTAGCGAGCCTCGATCGCTTTCACATCTGCATCTCGACTGGAAGTGCCTGCCAATCAACGAAGGCCACACCCCCTGCTATTATGCATGCTTTTTTTAAAACAGAAGTAGAGCAGCTACGCTTTTTTAGAATCTCATTCGGGATCTCGACAACATTAGAAGAATTAGAATTTACTGCAAAGAAAATTATTCAGATAGCGGAAAATTAA
- the nadB gene encoding L-aspartate oxidase yields the protein MEQTDVLIIGGGLAGVMTALTLADNKKVTIVTKRSRKEGNSWKAQGGIAAALGDDDSPNRHIEDTRKAGGKKNDLTMLHILAHEGKSRLQKWINDGLHFDITEQGVLDLGREGAHSCRRIAHVGGDRTGKEMMRYFIEKLKGKVMFNTHWTVVQLIIEEGRCYGAFFLNEKGELTVVKANHTVLATGGIGGLFTHTSNDTHLCGDGIAVAARAGAALSDLEFIQFHPTLIYGNGSSCGLASEAIRGEGASLVNQLGEHIMSKVHPLSDLAPRDIVARTVHEQISQGNKLFLDISGIPSFHTKFPQVVQLCELANIDWTKGCIPVFPGPHFHMGGVETDENGRTSLAQLYAVGEVACTGVHGANRLASNSLLESLVFGERTGEAILQESGKEASHFPFSEESIIRLYSKDSWKAPAKKEVQKRVDQALGIVRNESALRSLINWVQHVLPNNFSKTSACMSKEQVEIAHMLLAAKLIAEAALRNDVSCGAHFREDIEGVIGS from the coding sequence ATGGAACAAACGGACGTATTAATCATTGGCGGAGGGCTTGCTGGTGTCATGACAGCTTTGACTCTAGCAGATAATAAAAAGGTGACAATAGTTACAAAGCGTTCTCGGAAAGAAGGGAACTCGTGGAAAGCACAAGGGGGAATTGCAGCGGCGCTAGGAGATGACGATTCACCAAATCGTCACATAGAAGACACGAGGAAGGCAGGGGGCAAAAAAAATGATTTGACTATGTTGCATATTTTAGCTCATGAAGGTAAAAGTCGCTTACAGAAGTGGATAAATGATGGGCTTCACTTTGATATAACTGAACAGGGAGTGCTTGATTTAGGGAGAGAGGGGGCACATAGCTGTCGCCGTATTGCGCATGTGGGGGGCGATCGAACCGGTAAAGAAATGATGCGTTATTTTATAGAAAAATTAAAAGGTAAAGTTATGTTTAATACTCATTGGACAGTTGTTCAGTTAATCATAGAGGAAGGAAGATGCTACGGTGCCTTTTTTTTAAACGAAAAGGGTGAGCTTACGGTTGTAAAAGCAAATCACACAGTCCTTGCCACTGGAGGAATAGGTGGATTGTTTACACATACGAGTAATGACACTCATTTATGTGGGGATGGAATAGCTGTTGCTGCTCGAGCTGGTGCCGCATTATCAGATTTAGAGTTTATCCAATTTCATCCGACACTTATATATGGAAATGGCTCTTCTTGCGGTCTTGCCTCTGAGGCGATACGAGGAGAGGGGGCATCTCTTGTGAATCAGTTAGGAGAACACATCATGTCAAAAGTTCATCCCCTGAGTGATTTAGCTCCGAGAGATATTGTTGCCCGGACAGTACATGAGCAAATAAGCCAAGGAAATAAGCTCTTTCTTGATATATCTGGTATCCCTTCATTTCATACTAAATTTCCTCAAGTCGTGCAGCTTTGTGAATTAGCAAACATTGATTGGACTAAAGGGTGTATTCCAGTTTTTCCAGGCCCACACTTTCACATGGGAGGAGTGGAAACTGATGAAAATGGCAGAACTTCACTTGCCCAATTATATGCTGTAGGAGAAGTGGCTTGTACGGGTGTTCATGGCGCCAATCGACTAGCAAGTAATTCACTACTGGAATCACTCGTTTTTGGTGAACGCACGGGTGAAGCAATTCTTCAAGAATCAGGGAAAGAGGCATCTCATTTCCCTTTTTCAGAGGAAAGTATCATAAGACTTTATTCTAAGGATTCGTGGAAAGCTCCAGCAAAAAAGGAGGTTCAAAAGCGTGTTGATCAGGCGTTAGGTATCGTAAGAAATGAGAGCGCTCTTCGATCACTCATTAACTGGGTTCAACATGTATTACCAAACAACTTTAGTAAGACAAGTGCTTGTATGTCAAAGGAACAAGTTGAAATAGCACATATGCTTTTAGCGGCAAAACTTATTGCAGAGGCTGCATTAAGAAATGATGTAAGCTGTGGAGCGCACTTTAGGGAAGATATTGAGGGAGTGATTGGTTCGTGA
- the nadC gene encoding carboxylating nicotinate-nucleotide diphosphorylase, with translation MNKLALREQLLRFFQEDVGFGDKTSDAIFSVNDTGKGVFVAKSSGYFCGELIVEEAYSVINPNIVIKILKKDGEEVFSGEKIAEVSGRMTDLLIAERVILNLIQRLSGITTVTREAVNQTAGTQARICDTRKTTPGLRMLEKYAVRCGGGRNHRFALDDAVMIKDNHIAGAGSLTEAVNLVRETHGHMVKIEVEVDMLEQLKEAVTSDVDVIMLDNCLPEDVAVWGKLIPDKTILEVSGNISLNTISNYANAGADMISLGYITHSAPSLDISFNIVTKGRD, from the coding sequence GTGAATAAATTAGCTTTAAGAGAGCAGTTATTACGATTTTTTCAAGAAGATGTGGGGTTTGGCGATAAAACGTCAGATGCTATTTTTAGTGTTAACGATACTGGAAAAGGTGTGTTTGTGGCGAAGAGCTCTGGTTACTTTTGCGGTGAGCTCATTGTTGAAGAGGCTTATTCAGTCATCAATCCAAACATTGTGATAAAAATACTCAAAAAAGATGGTGAAGAGGTATTTAGTGGGGAAAAAATAGCAGAAGTGTCTGGAAGAATGACAGACTTATTAATCGCGGAACGAGTGATATTAAACCTGATTCAACGATTATCTGGTATTACAACAGTAACACGGGAAGCAGTGAATCAAACTGCTGGAACGCAAGCGCGTATTTGTGATACACGTAAAACCACACCAGGATTAAGAATGTTAGAAAAGTATGCTGTACGTTGTGGGGGAGGGAGAAATCATCGATTTGCCTTGGATGATGCTGTCATGATTAAGGATAACCATATTGCTGGTGCCGGGTCGCTAACAGAGGCTGTCAATTTAGTAAGAGAAACACACGGTCACATGGTGAAAATAGAAGTTGAAGTAGATATGTTGGAGCAGCTAAAGGAGGCTGTTACATCGGATGTTGATGTCATTATGCTCGATAATTGCCTTCCTGAGGACGTGGCAGTGTGGGGGAAGCTTATCCCGGATAAGACGATTTTAGAAGTGTCAGGTAACATTTCACTTAATACGATATCGAATTATGCAAATGCTGGAGCGGATATGATTTCATTGGGCTATATTACACACTCAGCTCCATCTCTAGATATTAGTTTTAACATCGTGACGAAAGGCAGGGATTAA
- the nadA gene encoding quinolinate synthase NadA, which yields MYVNNILSQVQPILPAPYKEAEDDELFYQAKKRKHQLADRLFMPGHHYQKDTIIKLADNTGDSLQLAKISAENKQAEFIVFCGVHFMAETADMLTDANQKVILPDMRAGCSMADMATRKEADTAWEYLTDKFGDTIMPLTYVNSSAEVKAFVGRHGGATVTSSNAQKMLRWALQQKRRVLFLPDQHLGRNTAYDLGIDLKDMAVWDPTMACLEGDISRDLTMLLWKGHCSVHQNFTLSHINYYRETDPERQIIVHPECSWEVTQAADLAGSTSFIIDQIGKAPQGTKWAVGTEMNLVKRLMKQFPEQSIVSLNSDMCPCLTMNRIDLPHLVWVLDELYKGNIINEIKVEKSIADEATLAIERMLHL from the coding sequence ATGTATGTCAATAATATTCTCAGTCAGGTTCAACCAATACTTCCTGCACCCTATAAAGAAGCGGAGGATGATGAACTTTTTTATCAAGCGAAAAAACGAAAACATCAACTGGCTGATAGGTTATTTATGCCAGGTCACCATTATCAAAAAGATACGATCATCAAATTAGCTGATAATACAGGAGATTCACTACAATTAGCAAAAATATCAGCGGAAAATAAGCAAGCTGAGTTCATTGTGTTTTGTGGTGTTCATTTTATGGCTGAAACAGCTGATATGCTCACAGACGCTAACCAAAAAGTGATTCTTCCTGATATGAGGGCAGGTTGTTCAATGGCTGATATGGCTACTCGAAAAGAAGCGGATACCGCTTGGGAGTACTTAACTGACAAATTTGGTGATACAATCATGCCTTTAACCTATGTTAACTCATCTGCAGAGGTTAAGGCTTTTGTTGGAAGGCATGGGGGAGCCACCGTTACTTCCTCCAACGCACAAAAAATGCTACGTTGGGCATTACAACAGAAACGGCGGGTTCTTTTCCTACCAGACCAGCATCTTGGCCGCAATACAGCCTATGATTTAGGAATTGATTTAAAGGATATGGCAGTCTGGGATCCAACTATGGCCTGTTTAGAAGGCGACATATCACGCGATTTAACGATGCTATTATGGAAAGGACATTGTTCAGTACATCAAAATTTTACACTTTCCCATATCAACTATTATCGAGAAACGGACCCGGAACGTCAGATTATCGTACACCCCGAATGCTCTTGGGAGGTAACACAGGCTGCAGATTTGGCCGGCTCTACTTCCTTTATTATTGACCAAATAGGAAAGGCACCACAAGGTACTAAGTGGGCAGTCGGAACAGAAATGAATTTAGTGAAACGTCTTATGAAACAATTTCCAGAACAGTCAATTGTGTCGTTAAATAGTGACATGTGCCCTTGTTTAACTATGAATCGTATTGATTTGCCTCATTTAGTGTGGGTTTTAGATGAGCTTTATAAAGGTAACATTATAAACGAAATAAAGGTAGAGAAAAGCATTGCAGATGAGGCAACGCTTGCTATCGAAAGAATGCTGCACCTGTAG
- a CDS encoding alpha/beta-type small acid-soluble spore protein, whose amino-acid sequence MANNNSSNQLVVPGVQQALDQMKYEIAQEFGVQLGPDATSRSNGSVGGEITKRLVQMAEQQFGGQ is encoded by the coding sequence ATGGCTAATAACAACAGTTCAAACCAACTTGTTGTCCCAGGGGTACAACAAGCGTTAGATCAAATGAAATATGAAATTGCTCAGGAATTTGGTGTTCAATTAGGTCCTGATGCGACTTCCCGTTCAAACGGTTCTGTAGGTGGGGAAATCACGAAGCGATTAGTACAGATGGCAGAACAACAATTTGGCGGACAATAA